In one window of Oryzias melastigma strain HK-1 linkage group LG5, ASM292280v2, whole genome shotgun sequence DNA:
- the LOC118598745 gene encoding uncharacterized protein LOC118598745, producing MNNWSHKKSPKLKSAFPVASPNPDMKMMVPPSTFSISKDLSWYFYCPTKVFQTYNAEGLTNPKMAFEYFLKTEFWMDLFGDLRERHLFNESYLHICLVRFCFLDVLQKEFDEYKQFWNTHTIRPVRQSQCPSGKPEAMYHRFDGRNCGFPTSAEPITLFSSQMPPAATLDSDEEDLEAHFSQLQRKSGLPTPLDWEAATEKA from the exons ATGAACAACTGGTCGCACAAAAAAAGCCCCAAACTAAAAAGTGCCTTTCCTGTGGCCAGCCCAAATCCAGATATGAAAATGATGGTTCCTCCATCCACTTTTTCTATCAGCAAGGACCTGTCATGGTACTTTTATTGCCCTACAAAAGTCTTTCAAACATACAACGCAGAAGGCCTGACAAACCCCAAAATGgcgtttgaatattttttgaagaCAGAATTCTGGATGGATCTCTTTGGTGACTTGAGGGAGCGGCATCTCTTCAATGAGAGCTATCTGCACATCTGTTTAGTCAGATTCTGCTTCCTGGATGTCCTGCAGAAAGAATTCGATGAATACAAGCAGTTCTGGAACACTCATACCATTCGCCCCGTACGTCAGTCCCAGTGCCCATCTGGCAAACCTGAAGCGATGTACCACAG GTTTGATGGAAGGAATTGTGGCTTCCCAACATCTGCAGAGCCCATTACACTGTTCAGCAGCCAGATGCCACCTGCAGCTACTCTGGACTCTGACGAAGAAGATCTTGAAGCTCACTTTTCTCAGCTGCAAAGAAAAAGTGGATTGCCAACTCCTCTCGACTGGGAAGCTGCTACTGAAAAGGCTTGA